The Oculatellaceae cyanobacterium genome contains the following window.
GTGGTAATGTCGATTTGGCACAAGTAGGTAAATTATTTTCCTGAACTTTTCAATAATTATGCTCAACCGTTTCCTACCTGCAATATTAATTCTATTTAGTTTAGGTTTTGGCAGTATATCTATAGCCAGTCAACCCAAGTATGACTTACCTGGCAACAGCCACTTACCAAAGGACAAGTTTATTACTCAATATCAAATACCTCTAGGTCTTGATCCTAGCTATATTAGAGGTTCAGCGCGTTTAATACCCTGGTCAGATTATGCTGGAGTTAAGAGTGATACAACAAAAAGCATTGCACCAAATCGTATGGTTTGGGAACTCTTAACCTTTTACTGTAACCAAGCTCCGCCAGAACGAATTAAATATTATTATTCAGCTTTTGATGCAGTAACAAGGAAGCAACTGACAAACAAACGTACTCAATATACCTATGACGTTTACTCGTTGCCACCCATTAAAGCTTACGGTTTGCAATGGTTCTATCCTAAATGTCGTTAGTATAGGCACACAAATAAACAAATGCTGACAAATTAACAGAGGATTATTCTGCCTGCTGTTGCGTCGTAATTTCGTTCAATAAATCTTCATCAGAGTAGGTGTTTTCCCAATCACCTTCTAATTTCAAGCGTACTGATTTTGCACCCCCACTAGGCGTGCATACTACCCAGTAATTATCCTGTTCACCTTTGACACTCGCAGCATCTTTGTTTTCAGTCCCCTCTGTCAGACCTGTATATGCCTGAACGCAAGTCCAGGTTACTCCATCGGTATTAGCTATCTCGCGCTGCATTGCAAATTTAAGAGTTAATTATATTACACAATTATTATGCTTTGAGGTTTAGGAAAGATTCATCCGCCCATGAGAGGAGAGGGGTATTAGTACTAAGAAGTAATATTATGTCCGGTGAAATGAACATAGTATCGGATTTGGGTGCGATCGCATGGAAAAATTTATTACACAAATTAAAGTACGCCATTACGAATTAGACACTTTAGGACACGTTAACAATGCTGTCTACCAAAATTATTTAGAACAAGCTGCGATCGAACACATGGAATATTTGGAGTTTAGTTTAGATCGCTATCAACAGTTAGGCGGAGTGTTTGTACTGCGACGTATCAAGATAGATTATATTCGTCCAGCATTTGCTGGCGATACCTTAGAAGTTACCACTTGGATACAAGAAATGCGCGGATCTCGTTCTATCCGACACTATGAGATCCACAAACAAGGAGATCAACAACTCTTGGTTACAGCAGAAGCTTTATGGGTATGGGTAGACACGAAAGTTATGCGCCCAAAAGCTATGCCTAAAGAATTGCTGAATGTTTTTGCACTACAGCACAATATCAGCAATTAGGCTTGGAAATGCGGTCTTAACAAAGTTTTAATTCTTTCAACAGATTTAATGTATCTTTGGGCAGAAGGTTTTGTTAGAGTTATAACCGTAAAATCTCTTACAGAAAAAACATACTTTATGTAAGTTTTCTAACCCATTTAAATTAGGAGGATATTAACGTGAAAAACATTTTATCTACTATTGGACAAGTATTTCGCAAAAGCTTTTTAGTTCTAAGCTTAGTAAGTTTGCTTTTGTCTAATGTGTTGATTTTTTCTCAACACCCTGCTTATGCAGCTAGCAAGGCGAATCAAACTCAACAAACTGAGCCTGCTTATGTTACTGAAGCAGAAAGTTATGAAGAAGCAGTACAAGAAGCTCAAAATCCTAGTAAGATGGATAAGGCTTATGCAGAAAATGTAAAAGAATACAAAGAAGTACAGCCAGATAAAGGTTTAATTGAAGAAGCAAAAGAATTGGTAGAGCAAGTTACTGGTAAATAATTTTTAGGCATTCAGTTGTCAGCTTTCAGCTAAACAGAGTGCGAAATAGAAATTATAGCAGTTTGCAAGCGCGTGCAATACAACTATTGTAGAGGCTGGTTTGATAAATAATTTGTTGACTAAAAGATAAGAATAATTGCCTAAACCAGTCTCTACACTTTCTGTACCTCGACAAATTAAAAATTGAGGAAGTAAGTTAATCTTTTCAAGAAAAAAGAATATAACATTTTCTAAACTTAATTTTTTTCGTGATAATACTCAACTGTAATTCTAACTAATAAAAACTGAGTGTAAAAAAGCTTTTTCCATAACATTAGCAATAAAAATATACGGCTGGTTAATAAAGTATAAATTTAAGGGTTTATCCGCTCATCTCTCATATCATACCTGCGGGTTTGTAATTTATAATTAATAATTATATCATAAATAAACTCAATAAAAATTGAGATAATTGTTATTATGAATAAGGCGAATTATCAAGAAAAACAAGCATTAGAAACCCAAAGGCACGAGATTCTACAACAGTTAGAAGATTGGCTAGACACGCCCATGCTGATACTTAGCTTTGCATGGTTGGCGTTGTTAGTTATTGAATTGATTGGCAATTTAACTCCCTTAATGGAAGCTATTGGTACATTAATTTGGATTTTGTTTATTTTAAATTTTACGCTTGAATTTACAATTGCTCCGCGTAAGCTTGCATATCTCAAAAATAACTGGTTAACAGTAGTTTCTCTAGTTGTACCAGGATTACGTACCTTAAAAATTTTCCGTTTTCTTAAAGTCTTACGTTTAGCACGGACTACAGGTGGGCTACGGTTGTTACGGGTGATCAGTTCACTTAATAGTGGGATGCGATCGCTCAGAACGACAATGGGTCGTCGTGGGTTCGGCTACGTGATTGCACTCACTTTAGTAATAACGCTGATTGGCTCGGCTGGAATGTATGCCTTTGAAAGTAATACTCCTGATGGACGGGGGTTAAATGATTATGGTGCTGCCCTTTGGTGGACAGCTATGATGATGACCACTATGGGGTCAGAATATTGGCCGCAAACTCCAGAAGGTCGAGTGCTTTGTTTCATCTTGGCATTATATGCTTTTGCTGTATTTGGCTATGTAACAGCAACACTTGCCACATTTTTTATTGGTAATGATGCTGAAAACGACAATGCAGAGTTAGCGGGTGCTAAGTCAATTGCAGCATTGCAGGAAGAAGTTAGTGGATTACGAGCGGATATTCAAGCGATGTTGCATCGTCTGCCAGAAGAATAAACAAAATTTTTTGCATTTTTAGATGAGAAATCACTCACCACAAAATCGACCCATCGCACTTTGGCTTTTCACTGCTCACCCCTAACTAAAATATCAAGATGACAAGTACACACAAATGGTTGCACAATACTAATTGGCGCGGTTATCGAGTGGCTGCTTGGATTGGACAGTTTTTGTTGACAATCGCTGTGATTATAGAAGCAACTCAAGGTAATTGGAAAGGTGCGATCGCATTAGCTGGATTTCTGATCGCTTCTGTGATTTTTGTAATTAAAGATGATCGCTTACCAACTCTATTCGATTTTCTATTTGTGATTGCAGCACTGCTGAATGCGGCTGGTTG
Protein-coding sequences here:
- a CDS encoding ion transporter; protein product: MNKANYQEKQALETQRHEILQQLEDWLDTPMLILSFAWLALLVIELIGNLTPLMEAIGTLIWILFILNFTLEFTIAPRKLAYLKNNWLTVVSLVVPGLRTLKIFRFLKVLRLARTTGGLRLLRVISSLNSGMRSLRTTMGRRGFGYVIALTLVITLIGSAGMYAFESNTPDGRGLNDYGAALWWTAMMMTTMGSEYWPQTPEGRVLCFILALYAFAVFGYVTATLATFFIGNDAENDNAELAGAKSIAALQEEVSGLRADIQAMLHRLPEE
- a CDS encoding thioesterase family protein; the protein is MEKFITQIKVRHYELDTLGHVNNAVYQNYLEQAAIEHMEYLEFSLDRYQQLGGVFVLRRIKIDYIRPAFAGDTLEVTTWIQEMRGSRSIRHYEIHKQGDQQLLVTAEALWVWVDTKVMRPKAMPKELLNVFALQHNISN